The region CGGCTTTTGGAACAGGTCAGCATGAGACAACCCAGCTTTGCATCCGGCAGCTTCAGAAATACGTAACGCCGGAGACCACCCTTCTTGATGTGGGTACAGGCAGCGGCATCCTGGGGATCACCGCCTTAAAGCTGGGAGCAAAAGAAGTATTTGGAACGGATCTAGATGAAAATGCCATTGCAGCGGTCAGGGAAAATATGAAAGCCAATCATATATCCGGAGACAAGTTTCAAGTACTGCAGGGCAATATCATTGATGACAAGGCCGTACAGGAGGCTGCAGGCTTTGAAAAATATGATGTGGTAGTGGCCAATATCCTGGCAGACATCATTCTCCTGCTCCAGAAGGAAATTTCTGTTCACATGAAAAAGGACGCTTTCTTTATCACTTCCGGTATTATTAATAAGAAGGAAGAGGCCGTTAAAAAGGCGTTGGAGGAAAATACCGCCTTTGAGCTTGTGGAGACGACCTATCAGGGCGAATGGGTTTCCATAACGGTCAGAAAAAAATAGGAAAGGAACGCCTTACAGGCATCCCTTTCTGTCCAAAAAACATGGACAAGGAAGAGGAACGCCTTGCAGGCATCCCTTTATGTCCAAGATACATGGACAAGGAAGAGGAAAAGAATGCATCATTTTTTTGTTAGCCAGGACCAGATTGAGGAGTCATTCATCCGGATCCTGGGGCCGGATGTGAACCATATTAAAAATGTCCTGCGCATGGGAGCCGGAGAAGAGATTTTAGTCAGCAACGGGGTGGACAAGGATTACCTATGCCAGATCCTGGATGTGGCATCTGCGGAAGTGACCGCTAAGATCCTTTCTGTGGAAGAAGGCGGTACAGAGCTTCCTGCCAGACTTTATCTGTTCCAGGGTCTGCCAAAGGGCGATAAGATGGAGCTGATTATCCAGAAGGCCGTGGAGCTTGGTGTGTACCAAATCATTCCGGTGGAGACCAAGCGGGCCGTGGTGCGTCTGGATCAAAAGAAAGAAGAATCAAAGCTGCGACGCTGGAGGGCAGTATCAGAAAGTGCTGCCAAGCAGTCCGGGCGGCTTATTATACCGGAGGTGGCCGGAGTCATGACCTTCCCGGAGGCCCTGGCCTTTGGAAAGGAGCTTGATATGATAGTCATCCCCTTTGAACATGCAAAGGACATGGCAAAGACCAAGGAGATACTGTCAAGTATCAGGCCGGGAATGAGCGTAGGGATATTTATCGGACCGGAGGGCGGCTTTGAGGATTCTGAAATGGACCTTGCAGAACGTCTGGGAGCAAAGCAGATCACCCTGGGAAAACGGATCTTAAGGACGGAAACCGCCGGTCTTGCGATTGTATCTGTGCTGGCCTTCCAGTTAGAAGACTGACAGGCCATGGAAAAACCCTGTGGGTATCCCTTATGTCCGGAAATACTGGCAGTAAGAGGAAAGGAACGAGTCACATATGGAAGCTTATTTTGATAATTCGGCGACCACCAGGGTGCTGGAGCCGGTAAAGGATATAGTTGTTAAAATTATGACAGAGGACTACGGAAATCCTTCTGCAAAGCACAAAATGGGGATGGAAGCGGAACGGTATATAAAGGAGGCTGCAGAAATCATCGCAGGAACTTTAAAGGTGGCGGCAAAGGAGATCGTCTTCACTTCCGGCGGCTCCGAGTCCAATAATATGGCCCTGATTGAGGGGGCCATGGCGAATAAAAGGGCGGGAAACCACATCATAAGCACCGCCATTGAACATGCCTCGGTGTACAATCCTCTGGCCTTTTTAGAGGAACAGGGCTTTTCGGTGACCTACCTTCCTGTGGATTCCCATGGACATATCCGCCTGGAAGATCTGGAAGCGGCGATCCGCCCGGAGACCATACTGGTTTCCATCATGTATGTGAATAATGAAATCGGCGCTGTGGAACCCATAGAAGCCATTTCAAAGGTCATCAAAAAGAAGAATCCGTCCATTTTATTCCATGTAGATGCCATTCAGGCTTATGGAAAATTTGTCATCAGGCCAAAGCGGCAGGGGATCGACCTTTTGTCCGTCAGCTCCCATAAGATACACGGGCCAAAAGGGGTGGGCTTTCTATACATTGACCAGGGGGTGAAAATACGGCCTTTGATTTATGGAGGCGGTCAGCAGAGAGGCATGCGTTCCGGTACGGAAAATGTTCCTGGGATCGCAGGTCTGGGTATGGCGGCTAAAATCATGTATACGGATCATGGAGAAAAGGTACAGTCCCTGACCGCTCTTAAGGATAATTTGATCACCAGGCTTTCGGAGATCGACGGTGTTACGGTAAACAGCCTTCCCGGAGATTTATCTGCACCGCAGATTGTCAGTGCCAGCTTTTCCGGTGTGCGAAGCGAGGTGCTTTTACATGCTCTTGAGGAACGGAACATATTTGTATCCTCCGGATCTGCATGCTCATCAAATCATCCGGCTGTCAGTGGTACATTAAAGGGAATCGGCGTAAGGCCTGAGCTTCTGGATTCCACACTGCGGTTCAGTTTCGGATTTTATAATACCAAAGAGGAAGTGGATTACTGCATTGATGTGCTTAAGGAACTTTTGCCCGTTTTAAGGCGGTACCAGAGAGGCTAGGAAGAACGTCCCAAAAGCATGGACATGAATATAGAAAGGATAACAGATGCAATATCAATCATTTTTAATTAAGTATGCAGAGATCGGGGTAAAAGGAAAAAACCGTTATCTGTTTGAAGATGCCCTGGTGACCCAGATCCGCCACTCTTTAAAATGGGTGGAAGGAGATTTTGTAGTTTCCAAGGAGTCTGGACGTATCTATGTGAACGCTGAGTCAGAATATGATTTTGATGAAGTGATAGAAGCTTTCAAGTGCATATTCGGCATTGCAGCCATCTGCCCCATGGTCCAGGTGGAAGATCATGGATATGAGGATTTAAAGAAACAGGTGCTGTCCTATGTAGAGGAATTTTACGAGGATCAGAATTTTACGTTTAAGGTCAATACCCGCAGAGGAAATAAAAAGTATCCGGTGAATTCTGAACAGATCAACCGGGATTTAGGGGAACTGATTCTCCATACTTTTCCCGGGACAAAGGTAGATGTCCATAAGCCTGATGTTATGCTTCATGTAGAGGTGCGGAATAAAATCAACATTTATTCCCAATCCATTCCAGGTCCTGGCGGAATGCCGGTGGGAACCAACGGAAAAGCCATGCTCCTTTTGTCCGGCGGCATCGACAGCCCGGTGGCAGGCTATATGATCGCAAAGCGTGGGGTAAAAATTGATGCCGTATATTTCCATGCACCCCCATATACCAGCGAACGTGCCAAGCAGAAGGTAATCGATTTAGCGAAACTGGTTTCCAGATATTCAGGCCCGATCCATCTGCATGTTGTGAATTTTACGGATATTCAGCTTTACATTTACGATAAATGTCCTCATGAGGAGCTTACCATTATCATGAGACGCTATATGATGCGGATCGCGGAGCGGCTTGCAGGAGAGTGCGGTGCCATGGCTCTTATAACCGGAGAGAGCATCGGACAGGTGGCTTCCCAGACCATGCAGTCCCTGACAGCCACGGATGCAGCCACCACCATGCCCGTATTCCGTCCTGTCATCGGCTTTGACAAGCAGGAAATCGTGGATGTGTCGGAGAAAATCGGTACTTATGAGACTTCCGTGCTTCCCTTTGAGGATTGCTGCACCATTTTTGTAGCAAAGCATCCGGTAACAAAACCGAATCTGAAGATGATTGAACGGTCTGAGGAGAACTTAGAGGAAAACATAGGAGAACTGGTTGAGACGGCTATTCAAACCGTGGAAAAGATTTGGTGTTAAGGGAAAAATAAAATCGGGGTCCGGCTCCTTTGGGAAAAGGACGGACCCCGAAGTCATTAAGAAAGTTCCTTCGGCTTAACGGCTCATGGAACGAATGATTTTCCAGGTTCAGCCTGTGCTTGGCTTCCCTAAGAAAATCATGCTTAATCTACAATGTATGGAGATAAAACATTTAAGATTTCATCGGCGTTGTTTTCGGAATGGATATTTAAATCGATGGGTTTGGAAAGATCCAGGCTGAATATGCCCATAATAGATTTTGCGTCAATTACGTATCTGCCGGAAACCAGGTCAAAATCAGTATCAAATTTAGTTAAATCATTTACGAAAGATTTTACTTTGTCGATGGAATTTAAAGATATACGAACTGTTTTCATGTGAAAAACCTCCTTGAGTGATCTCTTTTATTTTATTCAGGGAACCGCCCCTTTTTCACTTCAATACTACTGATATATTGTGTAAAAGTCAATGGTAATTTTACATGAAAATATGGAAAATAGACAGATTATTTAGATAGGAGAACAATAAAATGAAAAAGGCAGCCCTGCATAATCTAGGATGCAAGGTCAATTCCTATGAAACAGAGGCCATGCAGCAGCTTCTTGAAAACGCCGGATATGAAATCGTACCCTTTGCGGAAGGGGCTGATGTTTATATCATCAATACCTGTTCCGTGACCAATATTGCAGACCGTAAGTCCAGACAAATGCTTCACAGGGCAAAGAAAATGAACCCGGGTGCTGTGGTGGTGGCGGCCGGGTGTTATGTCCAGGCAGCAGGGGAGGAGCTTAAAAAGGATGAAGCGGTGGATCTGGTTATCGGCAATAACAAAAAGACGGAGCTTGTATCCGTTCTGGAGGAATATTTTGCAAGCAGGAAGGGTCCGGAGGCAGAGATTGCCTGCGGATATCCCGTTCTGCCCCCAAAGGCAGGCCTGGATGCGGTTATTGATATCGGAGACACCAGGGAGTATGAGAATCTGTCCATTAACAGGATTGCAGACCACACAAGGGCGTTTATTAAGGTCCAGGACGGATGCAACCAGTTTTGCAGCTACTGCATCATCCCTTATACCAGAGGCCGGGTGAGAAGCCGCAAGCCGGATGAGGTAGTGGAAGAGGTGAAACGCCTGACTGCTTCCGGTTACCAGGAAATCGTGTTTACAGGGATCCATCTAAGCTCCTATGGAATGGATTTTCCGGAAAAAGAGCGGCTTACGCTCCTGGATCTGGTGAAAAGGGTACACGAAGTGGAAGGTTTAAAGCGAATCCGCCTGGGTTCCCTGGAGCCCAGAATTGTGACCGAAAAGTTTGCCGCAGAGCTTGCCCGGCTTTCTAAGATATGTCCCCATTTCCACCTGTCCCTGCAAAGCGGATGCGATGATACTTTAAAAAGAATGAACCGGCACTATACCACAGAGGAATATTTCAACTGCTGTGATGTTTTGCGCAGTGCCTTTCATAATCCGGCCATCACCACCGATGTGATCGTGGGATTTCCGGGAGAAAGGCCAGAAGAATTTAAGACAACAAGGGAATATCTGGAAAAGGTTCAGTTCTATGAGATGCATGTTTTTAAATATTCCAAAAGAAACGGCACTAAGGCGGCGGTGATGCCTGATCAGATACCGGAATCAACGAAGACGGATCGCAGCAATGAACTCCTATGCCTGGAAAAGGAAATGTCTCTTGCTTACCGGGAGTCATGGTTAGGCTGCAGGACAGAGGTGCTTTTAGAGGAGGAATTCTGGTGGAATGGCACCCGCTATATGATCGGCCATACCAGGGAATATGTGAAAGCAGCGGTTCCTTATGAAGAAGGGTTAAGGGGTATGGTGATCGAGGGAAAACTTATGGAAATGATGAATGAAGAGGTGGCATTTTTAAAACGCTGAGACACAAAATTTATTTTAGTCTTGCCGAATCCATCTTTTTGGTTTAGAATAGAGTAGAACAGTTAAAGGACGTGAGAAACATGGGCGATATTCATAATACGCAATTTTTCAAAGCAGTACAGGAGAACAAACTGAATGTAAGCCAGGTACTGGAACAGGTTTATATTGCCCTTACTGAAAAGGGCTATAATCCTATTAACCAGATCGTAGGCTATATTATGTCAGGGGATCCTACCTATATTACCAGCCATAAGAACGCCAGAAGTCTTATCATGAAAGTAGAGCGGGATGAGATTCTGGAAGAGCTGATGGGGGTATATATTGATACGATGTTGAAGTAAGTTTGTGGATAATCTTAAGTCTAGCTGTCAGATGAAGTGAAAGTAGGCGGAGTCTGACAGTTTGTTTTTATACGGTTGGCTTTGGACCAGCTTTCTTTTGCTGCACAAAGGTTGAAAAAAGCGTCTGTCAGCCTTGAGTTTGTGAACGTCGTGCCCCGCTTGACCGGGCATCAACCGGATTTGCAGACATGCCGGATTGATTCATTGGTATACCGATTAGGACATGCAGGCATTTCTGATTGATTCATTAGGAGACAAAATATGAGGATTATGGGGCTTGATTACGGTTCTAAAACTGTAGGAGTTGCTGTTTCCGACTTACTTGGTATAACCGCCCAGGGAGTGGAGACAATTACGAGAGAAGAAGAGAATAAACTGAGAAAAACCTGTGCCCGGATTGAGGAACTGATTCGGGAATATGAGATCGAAACAATTATCCTGGGGTATCCCAAAAATATGAATAATTCAGCCGGACAACGGGCTGAGAAAACAGAACAGTTTAAAGAGATGCTCATAAGACGGACAGGGCTGAACGTCATCCTGTGGGATGAAAGGCTTACTACCGTTGCATCGGAGAGAATATTACAGGAAAGCGGCGTGAGGCGGGAACACCGCAAGGCAGTCATTGATCAGGTGGCAGCGGGACTGATTCTGCAGGGCTATCTGGACAGCTTGCCAAAGGAGACAGGAAATGAACAGTGAAGAGAAGAAAATCACCCTGACAACAGATAACGGGGAAACTGTGGATTTTTACGTTCTGGAAGAAACCAGAATTAATGGAAGGAATTATCTGCTGGTAACGGATGCAGCAGATGAAGATGATGAAGGAGAATGTTACATCTTAAAGGATTTGTCAAAGCAGGAAGAGGCCCTGGCTTTGTATGAGTTTGTAGAGGATGATAACGAGATAGATTATTTATTTAAGATATTTTCCGAACTGCTGGACGGAGCAGATGTGGATATTGAAGTTTGAAAAAAGCATCTTTCAAACTTAAGTTTGTGAATCAGCCGGATATGCAAATATATCCTCTTGATAATCAGAACAAAAAAATGATGGTGAGTAATTGAGGGACTGTTAATGAAACAGGAAATTTTTAAAAATATGCTTCGAGAGAAAGGACTCAAAGTGACCAACCAGCGCATGCTGGTGCTGGAACTCATGGCAGAGCGCCCCGGGCAGCATCTGACTGCGGAAGAGATCTATGATCTGGCTAGGCAGACGTACCCGGAGATCGGGCTTGCTACGATTTACAGGACCGTGCAGGTACTGGTGGATTTATCAGTGATCGATAAGGTCAGTTTTGATGACGGATTCGCCCGCTATGAATTAGGGGGCGTGGATCGTGAGTCCAGACACCACCACCACCACGCGATTTGCAACCGATGCGGAAACGTATTTTCCTTTCAAGGCGATTTGCTGGATACGCTGGAGCAGGCCCTTCTTGACCGGTCAGGCTTTCTTGTGACGGATCATGAGGTGAAGCTGCACGGGTATTGCAGGGAATGCCGGGAGGCAATGGAAGAAGAACAGGACGGAAAATCATAAGATGGAGGTAAAATATTGAAAAAACAAGACAGCAACGCGAAAGTTAAAATCATTCCTTTAGGAGGAATGGAGCAGATCGGTATGAATATCACTGCATTTGAATGTGAAGACAGCATCATCATTGTGGACTGCGGACTGGCATTTCCTACGGATGACATGCTTGGTATTGATTTAGTCATACCGGATGTTTCTTATCTGAAACAGAATATCGATAAAGTGAAGGGATTTCTCATCACCCATGGACATGAGGACCATATCGGGGCCCTTCCCTATATATTAAAGGACATCAATGTTCCGGTATACGGAACAAAGCTGACCATTGCCCTGATCGAGAACAAGCTGAAAGAACATAATCTGCTTAAAAACACCAAAAGAAAGGTGATTAAGCACGGACAGTCGGTGAATTTAGGCTGTTTTCGTATTGAATTTATTAAAACAAACCACAGCATCGCCGATGCTTCCGCTCTTGCCATTTTCTCTCCGGCAGGCGTGATCCTGCATACAGGCGATTTTAAGATTGATTATACTCCCGTATTCGGAGAACCGGCGGATCTGGAGCGTTTTGCCGAGCTGGGAAAAAAGGGGGTTCTGGCCCTGATGTGTGACAGCACCAATGCCACCAGAGCTGGATTTACCCCTTCGGAAAGAACCGTGGGAAAAACTTTTGACAACATTTTTGCGGATCATAAAAACAACCGCATCATTGTGGCTACCTTTGCCTCTAACGTGGACCGGGTGCAGCAGGTCATCAATTCTGCAGCCAAATATGGACGAAAGGTCGTGGTTGAGGGCCGCAGCATGGTCAATGTGATCGGAACGGCCAGTGAACTCGGCTATATTAATATTCCGGATGGAACCCTTATTGATATTGACCAGTTAAAAAATTATCCGGATGAGCAGACCGTGCTCATCACCACCGGAAGCCAGGGCGAATCCATGGCTGCCCTTTCCCGTATGGCAAGCAGTACCCATAAGAAAATATCCATAAAGCCAAGCGATGTGGTAATTTTAAGTTCCCATCCCATCCCCGGTAATGAAAAGGCAGTGTCAAAGGTCATTAATGAGCTTTCCATGAAGGGAGCAGAAGTGATCAGTGATGACACTCATGTGTCAGGACATGCCTGCCAGGAGGAAATCAAGCTGATGTATGCTTTGGTACGCCCCAAATATGCCATTCCGGTTCATGGGGAATACCGCCATATCATGGCTCAGAGAAATCTGGTTCAGGCCATGGGCATCCCGAAGGAGAATGTAATCATTATGTCCTCCGGTGATGTGGTTGAGGTGGGACAGGAATCCTGGAAGACTGTAGACCACGTCCAGGCAGGAGGAATCCTGGTAGACGGTCTTGGTGTCGGCGATGTGGGAAATATCGTTTTAAGAGACAGACAGAACCTGGCCCAGAACGGAATTATTGTGGTGGTTCTTACCCTGGAAAAATACTCCAATCAGCTTTTGGCAGGGCCGGATATTGTATCCAGAGGATTTGTTTATGTCCGTGAATCAGAGGACCTGATGGAAGAGGCCAGAAATATTGTCAACGACGCGGTAACAGACTGTCTGGACCGCCATGTCAATGACTGGGGGAAAATCAAGAATGTGATTCGTGACACCTTAAGCGACTTTTTATGGAAGCGGATGAAGCGGAATCCTATGATTCTGCCGATCATTATGGAAGTGTAATACAGGGAAAAAACGTACCTTGCAGGTGAAAGACCCTGCGGGCATCCCTTTATGACTGGGAAGCGGGCGATAAAAATGAAAGGAAGCAGGATATGAGCCGGGCGACGAAAGAGATTAATAAAATAACAGGAGCAGTCATTGCGGTCTCAAGCAGGCTTATTATCTTAGCCCTGGTGGTCCTTCTGCTTTATGAGGGAGTTACCAGAGGATATGCCTTCGGCCATGAAATATTCTACGCTTCTGCCATGGAAGAAGAACCGGGGAGGGACAAGGAATTAACCGTAGCCAAGGGAACCTCCGTGGCCCAGACGGCAAAGCTTTTAAAGGAAAATGGTTTGATTGCCAATGAATACTCCTTCATCATTCAGGCAGAGTTTTTTGATTATAAGGTAAATCCGGGAGATTATACCTTTAATACTTCCATGACCTCCAAGGAGATTCTTCAGATGATGAATGAAAACACAGGGGAAAAGGAAGAGGAAAAATGATTGTTAATGACAGGATAACAGATTATATCAGATCTCTGGAATCAGACAGAAGCCCCCTCCTGTCAAAGATCGGAAAAAAGGCAAGACAGGATAATGTCCCTGTCATCAGGGAAGAGACGGCTGCTTTTCTTCAGACCATGACGGCAGCTATAAGGCCAAAGGCTATTCTAGAGGTGGGAACGGCGGTAGGCTACTCCACTCTTTTGATGGCTGAGGTCATGCCGTCAGACTGTCATATTACCACCATAGAAAAATATGAAAAAAGGATTCCCCTGGCCAGAGAAAATTTCAAAGAGGCCGGGGAGTCTGGGCGGATTACCTTGCTGGAAGGAGATGCCCAGGACATATTAAAGGGGCTTTCCGGCCCCTTTGACCTTGTATTTATGGATGCAGCTAAGGGGCAGTACCTTCTTTGGCTTCCTAGGATCTTAGAGCTGATGTCCCCCGGTGGAATGTTGATTTCTGATAATGTTCTTCAGGATGGAGATATCATAGAATCCCGCTATGCTGTGGAACGCCGGAACAGGACCATTCACGGAAGAATGCGGGAATACCTGTATGAATTAAAGCACTCGGAGCGGCTGACCACGTCTGTTGTTCCCATCGGAGATGGCATTACTGTCAGTATCTTAAAATAACGTTTGGATGATCCAATGCGGAATCCAACTTAAAAAAATATACACAAGAAAGGATTTTCATGAGAAAGACCGAACTTTTGATTCCGGCAGGCAGCCTGGAAGTATTAAAAACCGCCGTGATTTATGGGGCCGATGCTGTCTACATCGGAGGAGAAGCCTTTGGCCTCCGTGCCAAAGCCAAGAACTTCACAATGGGAGAGATCCGGGAAGGGATTGCCTTTGCCCACGAAAAAGGGGTAAAGGTCTATATTACGGCTAACATACTGGCTCATAATGACGACCTGGCCGGAGTGGAAGAATATTTTCTAGAATTAAAGGAAACACGGCCTGACGCACTGATCATTTCCGATCCGGGAGTATTTGAAATCGCAAAGCGCATCCTACCGGATATGGAGATCCATATCAGCACCCAAGCCAATAACACCAATTATGGGACCTATTTATTCTGGCACCGTCTGGGAGCCAAGAGGGTGGTTTCCGCCAGAGAGCTTTCCCTGGCGGAGATCAAGGAGATAAGGAGCAGGATTCCGGAGGATATGGAGATTGAAAGCTTCATCCACGGAGCTATGTGTATTTCCTATTCCGGTCGCTGCCTTTTAAGCAATTTCATGACCGGAAGAGATGCCAATCAGGGAGCCTGTACCCATCCCTGCCGCTGGAAATATTCCATTGTGGAGGAGAAACGTCCGGGAGAGTATATGCAGGTATATGAAAATGAGCGGGGAACCTATATCTTTAATTCCAAGGATTTATGCATGATCCAGCACATCCCGGAGATGATGGAGGCAGGAATTGACAGCTTTAAGATCGAAGGCCGCATGAAAACCGCCCTTTACGTAGCCACTGTGGCAAGAACCTACCGGAAGGCCATTGATGATTATAACAGGGACCCGGAGCTTTACCGGACCAATATGGAGTGGTACCGTTCTGAAATCGGCAAATGTACTTACCGGGAATTTACCACCGGATTTTATTTCGGAAAGCCCGATTCCACCACTCAGATTTATGATAATAATACTTACGTGAAAAACTACACGTATCTGGGAACGGTTGAAGCAGTGGATGAAAAGGGCTTTGCCCGCATTGAACAGAAAAATAAGTTCACCATTGGGGAGACCATCGAGGTGATGAAACCTGATGGGCGGAATCTGGAGGCTGTTGTAAAAGCCATCTATGATGAAGAAGGCAAACTTCAGGAAAGTGCTCCCCACTCCAGGCAGAATCTTTCTGTAGATTTGGATGTGGAAATAGAACCTTATGACATTCTGCGCCGCAGTGAAATGGATTAACATAAATGAAACCCGCAGGATCGTGATCCTGCGGGTTTTTGCCTGCCAGCCTTGCTGTGAAGGGAAATAAGAAGGCAATTTATGGGTCTTGCATTTCCCGGCAAGAATTGATCATGTCTGCAGATATGAAAAGCAGACAAAAATGTATGATAATATAAAAAAGCAAACATATGTGTTTGACATTTTGCCGGAAGAGAGTATAATAGGAAGCGGAGGCAGGCTATGAATCGGAACTATTGTGCAATAATCATAGATATAAAAAGATCAAAAACCTATGATATCGATACACGCAATGAGGTACAGGAGTACTTAACCAAATGCATTAAGATGTTAAATGACGCCAGCAAACAAGAACTTGCCTGTGATGTAACCTTTAGCGCAGGGGATGAGCTGCAGGGATTGTTTGAAAGTCCATTTGCAGCAGTTTCCTATTGGAGAATTTTGGAGCTTATGGTGCACCCGGTACAGCTGCGTGCAGGGCTGGGGGTTGGGGAATGGAATATAAGGATCGAGGGAGGAACCTCTGCGCAACAGGATGGCCCTGCCTATCATAATGCGAGAAATGCAATTGAAGAGGTATATAAAAAGCAATTTCAAAATATCAGAATCAATTCAAAATCAGAAAAAGACATATTTGCCAATTATCTGCTGAATGTTTCCTGGGGATACAAAGCCGGGCAGAATTATATGCAGAATTTTCTTCAGCTGGTTTCAGAGCTTCTTTACCCCTTTGTGGGAGAAAAGGGACAAGTAAATGATCATGGCCTGGATATGCTGAACTTAAAAGAAAGCTATGGAGTAAAGGAAAAGACATATAAAAGATCCATTGGCAGGAACCAGATTCAGAGTACGGATTTTTCCGAAACGGATCTGTTTAGGCAGGATGAAATAATCATCACCGGTCATATGACAGAGGCTGATGAGGCTGTTTCCAAAAAAGGAATGAATACCAGGATCGCTGATATCGTGCAGAGATCCAGGCAGAATATAGATACGGTGATGAAACGGGGAAATGTCCAGTTGATCCGAAGCATGGATTTCA is a window of [Clostridium] saccharolyticum WM1 DNA encoding:
- a CDS encoding ribonuclease J; translation: MKKQDSNAKVKIIPLGGMEQIGMNITAFECEDSIIIVDCGLAFPTDDMLGIDLVIPDVSYLKQNIDKVKGFLITHGHEDHIGALPYILKDINVPVYGTKLTIALIENKLKEHNLLKNTKRKVIKHGQSVNLGCFRIEFIKTNHSIADASALAIFSPAGVILHTGDFKIDYTPVFGEPADLERFAELGKKGVLALMCDSTNATRAGFTPSERTVGKTFDNIFADHKNNRIIVATFASNVDRVQQVINSAAKYGRKVVVEGRSMVNVIGTASELGYINIPDGTLIDIDQLKNYPDEQTVLITTGSQGESMAALSRMASSTHKKISIKPSDVVILSSHPIPGNEKAVSKVINELSMKGAEVISDDTHVSGHACQEEIKLMYALVRPKYAIPVHGEYRHIMAQRNLVQAMGIPKENVIIMSSGDVVEVGQESWKTVDHVQAGGILVDGLGVGDVGNIVLRDRQNLAQNGIIVVVLTLEKYSNQLLAGPDIVSRGFVYVRESEDLMEEARNIVNDAVTDCLDRHVNDWGKIKNVIRDTLSDFLWKRMKRNPMILPIIMEV
- a CDS encoding endolytic transglycosylase MltG, coding for MSRATKEINKITGAVIAVSSRLIILALVVLLLYEGVTRGYAFGHEIFYASAMEEEPGRDKELTVAKGTSVAQTAKLLKENGLIANEYSFIIQAEFFDYKVNPGDYTFNTSMTSKEILQMMNENTGEKEEEK
- a CDS encoding O-methyltransferase, producing MIVNDRITDYIRSLESDRSPLLSKIGKKARQDNVPVIREETAAFLQTMTAAIRPKAILEVGTAVGYSTLLMAEVMPSDCHITTIEKYEKRIPLARENFKEAGESGRITLLEGDAQDILKGLSGPFDLVFMDAAKGQYLLWLPRILELMSPGGMLISDNVLQDGDIIESRYAVERRNRTIHGRMREYLYELKHSERLTTSVVPIGDGITVSILK
- a CDS encoding peptidase U32 family protein — protein: MRKTELLIPAGSLEVLKTAVIYGADAVYIGGEAFGLRAKAKNFTMGEIREGIAFAHEKGVKVYITANILAHNDDLAGVEEYFLELKETRPDALIISDPGVFEIAKRILPDMEIHISTQANNTNYGTYLFWHRLGAKRVVSARELSLAEIKEIRSRIPEDMEIESFIHGAMCISYSGRCLLSNFMTGRDANQGACTHPCRWKYSIVEEKRPGEYMQVYENERGTYIFNSKDLCMIQHIPEMMEAGIDSFKIEGRMKTALYVATVARTYRKAIDDYNRDPELYRTNMEWYRSEIGKCTYREFTTGFYFGKPDSTTQIYDNNTYVKNYTYLGTVEAVDEKGFARIEQKNKFTIGETIEVMKPDGRNLEAVVKAIYDEEGKLQESAPHSRQNLSVDLDVEIEPYDILRRSEMD
- a CDS encoding SatD family protein — its product is MNRNYCAIIIDIKRSKTYDIDTRNEVQEYLTKCIKMLNDASKQELACDVTFSAGDELQGLFESPFAAVSYWRILELMVHPVQLRAGLGVGEWNIRIEGGTSAQQDGPAYHNARNAIEEVYKKQFQNIRINSKSEKDIFANYLLNVSWGYKAGQNYMQNFLQLVSELLYPFVGEKGQVNDHGLDMLNLKESYGVKEKTYKRSIGRNQIQSTDFSETDLFRQDEIIITGHMTEADEAVSKKGMNTRIADIVQRSRQNIDTVMKRGNVQLIRSMDFMALQYLINNYGEKNDS